One Primulina eburnea isolate SZY01 chromosome 4, ASM2296580v1, whole genome shotgun sequence genomic window, ctgtcagaaaatattatttaaatttttatcgacctatttttaattaaaatcttGGTTATAACAATAGGCCGGTCTCCCTGCAAGTTAGAACGATGGAAAAGAAATTCACGTACAGAAGAAAGTAGAAGAACAGAATTTAGAAACTTTGAATTAGGGGGTTCTGCTTCCTTCCATCTCTTTCCTCTATTTATATCTCCATCCAGAATATACAAGCTATATTTTTGCTTTCTAAGTTTTTGTCACTTTATTTTCTATACAGTTGCATATAAACCTCCTTTCGTACGTATATAGTTGTTCCGAGATGAACTCGATCCATCAGCTTCTGGCTCACTCACCGGTATCATGATATCACTCTATGCAGGGATAAATCGAGTTCAACAACCACAACGTCACCATATCATTGCCACGAGGAAAAATTTGAAGCAACTGGAAGCAGTATGATTGAATCTGTGGCAAATCCAATTTCATTTTAAGCAATCATGCTAATCTGCATTGCTCGACTTCACATGTAGTTGCTCATTCAAGCATCATATCCGAATGGTTCGAGTTGTGTAAAGAACAAGTACCTAGGTTTTTGTAGCAGGCATAGCATGTTGTTGCTTCATTTTGCTTATTGTTTGGATATTTTCAGTATCATCAGGTTTGGAGCGATGAAAAGAGAGGAACCGGACGATGCCATGAATGTTGTTGTGCGTGTGTTTTACAGCAAAGGAACTCCGTACGTATATACTTGCATTGATCTGTTGTTGTCTGTTCTTCGAAGAAAAatacaattaaaagaaaattagtAGAATATATGTAATTCTAAATTGTACGTTTATTCTTTCCTGAAATATCTTTCATACCACATATAGGCATGTAAACAAACCAAATCATTCGCGAGCTAttcggagctcggctcgataaaaagcttgtttaagtttgtttgttaatcatatcaaaccaagctcaagctcgatctggagctcgacaacttaatcaaaccaagctcaagcctaagcgtattcggctcgtgagctcgcaaacatattcgttaataggctcgcgagctcgaactcggctcgtttaggtggctcgtaaactcgagcttgactcatttgttgagttgacaaataaaacTATTAGCactaataaaagttaaacttgtatgtctaatataaaattagttcatagatatatttaattttaacaagctcgaatcaagctcaaattcgagctcaattgtatgttttacaagctcgaaaacgagccgagctcaagtcaggcttgttaaatatgataaacgagctattaataaaccaagctcgagcctggatttattaacatgataaatgagcttttaacgagtcgagctcgagcttttcactagcttagtaatttcaagacaaGTCAAATTCTAGGCTGATGATAAAAGCTCAAGCTCGATCTTGAGCTCgatcttaaacgagccaaactcaagccagatgataaaagctcgaatcgagctcgagcttgagcttgaattaatcttaaacgagccaagctcaagcctgataTTATTCGGCTTGGTTTGaatcatttacatccctagccACATGCCTCGAAAATTATTCTAAAATTCAGAAATTGTGGCCAACTAGCTAGAGTCCGAgtaatgcataattattgcacaTTTAATATCCTTTttggattttgaattcctttttTAAGTTTAATTTAGAACAATTGTAATAATGCTTCACTAGTAAAACACTGATAAATTTATGAAAGTATTTGAAGACGAACTATATTTTGCAGCGAAATTTCATATAAATAATATGTTGATTAAAATGCTATTTTGCTAAACTCATCGGCTACAATTAAAACGACGGtgtttataaaatttataactATCTATAAACTCTCtgaagtaggtctcttgtgagacggtctcacgaatctttatctgtgagacgggccaactctaccgatattcacaataaaatgtaatactcttagtacaaaaagtaatattttttcatggatgacccaaataagatacatgtattacaaaatacgactcatgagaccgtctcagcaTAAATTTTTACCAACTCTCTAACAGTGGTTGGTAAAAGATTTCTGACGCTTAAAAATAAACCAtagaataattttataattttttaaaatgataagATAAGTCcaacttattttttaaaatcatagaattaatattattcaaaataatgtcAATTGCCAATCCAGACAATATCCCGTTAAAGACATGCTAGCTCGATTGATCTGTTCGGCAGTATCAAAAAACCAGAATCGCACTTAATAAATAGTTTTAGAAACGAAACCCAGACGACACTTGGTAATGCTGAAAATTAAAATCCTTTTTCTTATTATAACGAAGAgaatgaagaattattttgtaatttatttatatttaaaaaaatctttatGAACTTATTCTAACAAAAAAAATCTCTATGAACATCTTACCTTAAATTTAAGGTACCAACTTTGCACTAATAAATctagaaataaaattatatacaaCAAAGCCTCACTTCCCAACAAAAAAAGCCTAAGAGCACGGGTGACAAAACAGGTAATACAGTTGTTTACAGAATCAAATACAACAAAAGTTAAAGATACTTGGAGCTATAGACCTAACGGCCTCGATAACCATTTCTattattaaaaaagaaaaaaaggtagatttttttttttgtttgaacGTAAATTCGAATACCACAACAAATctagaaataaaattatatacaaCAAAGCCTCACTTcccaaaaatttattaaaaaatgtaTAATCACCAAGCATACATACATGGCTATATTAATATTATGTAGATAATTATGTCAAATCATCTTTCACTTGCAATGGTCTGACTCAaccaatattaaaaaaaaactaaaaactcGCCCGCACACCATTCCATCATCAATTGTTAAATGTGGTTACTTTTTGTCCTTTTTATCTCTACGCCATCattaatttttaagaaaattcctaaattactaaaaaaaattaattagtcCTCGTTTAATTCAATCTGCCATTTGGCATATGTCAATTAGCCTGGATGCGCTCACTACAAATCCACCGCTATGCATTATAAATTTTGACAAAAGCtcatgtgagatggtctcacgaatcgtatttatgagtcgaatctcttatttggattatccatgaaaaagtattattttttatgctaagaatattactttttattgtgagtaTGAGTATGATTGAACCGTCTCACagacatgagacctactcacaAATGTTTTTATTGCATCATTTTTCTTAATGATTAATCTGACTCTAACCTACCAACTAGGCAaccaataaaataattaactagtTATTTTTTCCAAGTAGATTTTTTGTAGATTAAATAAATCGTTATATAgttatttattaaatgaaatgaaaattacaattttatcATATGTTTGTCTCCTTTTGATTCaatcatatatgttgtttaaATTCAATTTTAATTAACTAACTTTCGATTTTtgataatttgattttttttctttggaATGTTATTGTGCACTGTATACAATAACGTCGAGTCAAATCAATGTCATGTCGGTATTATAATACTAAGTAGAAAAAGAGACTAAAttacaaaataatataaaaaaaatgattgaaatttgataatataaaaaacaattaaataacaaATGAACAAATATAATGATCAAAATTACAATATTTTCCTTAAATAAAAAACCCACAGCTATATTCTTGGTTAACAAGTCCTCCAGAATCTGGTGTAACTCATAATCAGATAAAAGAAACACAAAAACTTATGTAAGATAGTCTTATATATCAGTTTTGTGATATATTTATTCAACCCAATccaattcatgaaaaaaaacgttagtttttatgtaaaataaaaataaaaattcgcTTTTTATCTAGATCAAATTGTTCTGTCTCACGTATACCGTTACTTCAAAgtgaaaattatttaaattccaTAGTTAACTTTTTTTATCAGTCATAAAGTTCCACTCACTAATGAACCTGATAAGTCCCAAAAACAAGAAAGGAAGTAGAAAACGATGAAAAGGAAAAGGGCAAATgaaatgaagaacaaatataTTCCCTCTTCCATTActaatttgatattatatctcCTATTAAAATGTTCTCTCCACCTACAAGAGAACCTCCTCTTGCCGCCCATCCTAATACTTTTCCTTAAACTAAATAATCTTTCGGTccttttttctcaaaatttgcGTGTAAACTAATGGTGTGATATACTAATTTAtatcaacaatttttttttttttggaaaatattcCGATTCCCTTCTAATACTTAGTATGTGTTCAAGATTGAACTTTGAAAATGGATTTAGTACAAATCCCATTAGGAACTTTCCTTGGGAGTTGCCTTTAGGACCGTTCACCAACTTGGTGTTGACTATTTTAAGTCCAACGTGTCTTTTCTTGGAGTATACCTCTCCATAAATACTCCAACCATCTATCTCATTCGTTGTCATCCAAGAAAAAAAACGTTTTGTCTTAAACCCCAATTTCATTATTTCCCAAAATTCTTACTTTAACGTCTTTCCATCGTTAATCATATTACTTTTTGTATGTAtacactttttttaaaaaatatatataagtttGTAAATATATGAAAACGAGCTTTCCCTTCTTTTAATTTTATCGAAGCTTTCTATAAAGTCAATATTTTGTTGTTCCGTATTCAGATAAAAccataaacatgcaaatatcagTATCTATGTGCAAACAAAAGCTCCCCTTGTTCCAGTTTCCGGCAAATGCCATCGCACAGATCCTCCACAGCCGAAAAGAAAAGGTGGTGGTGGTAATGGGAGCCACAGGCACGGGGAAATCCCGTCTCTCCGTCGATCTCGCGACGCGTTTCCCGGCTGAGGTGATCAATTCCGACAAAATGCAGGTGTACAAAGGTCTCGATATAGTCACCAACAAAATCACTGACAAGGAGCGATGCGGTGTCCACCACCATCTCCTGGGAGTCGTGGACCCAGAATCGGATTTCTCCGCCGCCAGTTTCCGCGCCATGGCATCGTCTGCCGTCAAATCCATTCTCCTCCGCAAGAAGCTTCCCATCATAGTCGGAGGCTCGAATTCATTCATCGAAGCACTGGTTGACAGCGAGTTCCGTTCGAGATACGATTGCTGTTTCCTCTGGGTGGACGTTTCGATGCCGACACTGCATTCCTTTGTCTCCGATCGGGTTGATCGAATGGTGGAAAGAGGAATGGTGGATGAAGTTAGAGATTTATTCAACCCGCAAGCCGATTACTCTCGAGGTATCCGTAGAGCGATCGGAGTCCCGGAACTGGACAACTTTTTCCGCATAGAATCGTTCTCCAACGACGAGGAAACTCGAGCTCGGATTTTATCTGAAGCAATAGACAGAATAAAGATGAATACCAGCAAACTAGCGTGCCGCCAGTTGGAGAAAATTCTCCGGCTCCGGAATGCGAAAGGGTGGGAGCTACACCGCCTCGATGCCACAGATGTATTCAGGAAACGCGGTGGAGAATCGGAGGCTGCGTGGGAGAATACAGTGGCTGGGCGGGGCGCCGCGATGGTTAGTAGGTTCTTGTGTGGTCGCCGACGAGTGGCTTACAGCGGCGGCGCACTGGGCGTGGAAGCTCCGCTAATGGCGGCTGCAAGTTACTGATTTTGAGCAGACAACGTAGTACTGTTGCTATTTTGGGAAAATTTCTAAATTTGTCGAATTTTACCCAACTGAACACTTACTCAAAATGTTactattatataattaatcttGTTGTTCACGAGTTACTTAAAgggtaaattaaaatatgatacttctaaataattattaaacaattTATTATGATATACAAATAATAGTTTCAAAAAAAATCGATTTGTTTAATATCATATAATTCATGGTCAAAATAAACTccataatattaataattatatccAAAATTATCATTTGATATTTTACACACATTATTTTTTAAGTTTCTCTCCATAATTTCTCTCTCTTTGGATAAAGTAAGAATCTGTAAAATTTTAACTAAGCTTATTAGTTATTAGAATAAAAAAAAGGGATAATTACTTCTACCTCTTTGATGTTTGTTATAAACTATAATTACAAAAAATCCAATTATATCTAAATTTTACATTTATCATGTTAAGGACTataaaatgaagaaataaatcaaataacttTTGAAATTACGAACAACTCATTAAGTTTGTTTTTATCTTACATTGtactatattaaattttatttattttacatttttaggtgaataaatgtaaaaaaaatacaaaaaatgaAGAGAGTGTACGTAATTTATACGGCGtatcaaatttatttattatttttcacaaaTCTCAAAGGAAGTgtgtaatatttaaatatagttGGATTTTTTTTGTGGGTATGACAAACTTAAGGGGAGGTAAATATAATTAACTCTAAACAAAATTACCGTAAGATAAGCTTGGCCACAATAACTCAATATCTTCATTAGTACTTCGAGATCCATTaccagttttttccaaaatcccATTACTTCTTATGTCATATTCTTTATTAACGAAATGATATGACTTGGTGTGTTGAATAAAATTTACGATTTCAAGAAAATGATACCCTAAATTTCCTAGATGCTTTGGAGAAATTATAAATGATTGATTCACCATAAATTCTATATTCAAGAATATTTCTGAATACACCCCTTAATTTTGATAAACCCATCCGAGTTTCAAATATGTATTGATGTCTATGGTAGATAGATATTGATTTTAGCATCCAGAAAAAGTAGGTGAAAACATAGCATCCAAGAAATGTCATATTTGAATGGGAAAAGGCCACAAGCCAAATCAAATAAacttatttttcctttttatttaaCATGAAAGATAAACTTATATCGTAGCAGTGGACTTGACTTCATCTTCCTAGTTACTTGGTAGCAAGGTAGCAATTCCCAGACGTTCATTTAATATCAAACCGGAAGCAAATTCGAAATACACTGGAACGTCACAGAACACGTTTCATCCACCGTGACAGTGTAGTTATGCACTGGTTTGATCAGAAACGGTGGTAAATGAACTAGCAATTCACAGACACATACGCTGTCAACTTCTTTTAACCACCTACAGCACTCTTCGATAGGTGTCTCTCTGTGCCTATGACCCCTGTGCCTGTGGCCATGACTCGAATGATGTGGACTGTCTGATCCATCAGGAGATGGGGGATTAGGAGGTGGAAGTGGTGGAGATGGAGGAGCCGGTGGAGGGACTGGCGTGTAGGGCAACTT contains:
- the LOC140830408 gene encoding adenylate isopentenyltransferase 3, chloroplastic-like, whose protein sequence is MQISVSMCKQKLPLFQFPANAIAQILHSRKEKVVVVMGATGTGKSRLSVDLATRFPAEVINSDKMQVYKGLDIVTNKITDKERCGVHHHLLGVVDPESDFSAASFRAMASSAVKSILLRKKLPIIVGGSNSFIEALVDSEFRSRYDCCFLWVDVSMPTLHSFVSDRVDRMVERGMVDEVRDLFNPQADYSRGIRRAIGVPELDNFFRIESFSNDEETRARILSEAIDRIKMNTSKLACRQLEKILRLRNAKGWELHRLDATDVFRKRGGESEAAWENTVAGRGAAMVSRFLCGRRRVAYSGGALGVEAPLMAAASY